The genome window TGTCCTGCGTACCTTTCCCCACGTTGCTATCGTCGAGGGATGGCATTCCAGGATCCGGAGGATGAGGACTCCCACGTCGGAACACGCGACCTCACCCGGTGGCAGACGCCGGTCGGCAGCTTCCTGGTCGCCTGCGTCCGGCAACTGGCAAAGTGGATCGGTCACCGCTGGGCACTGCTGGCTCTGCTTGTGGTGGGCATCGGCGGCGCCGTCGCGCTTACTGTCGCTTCGGCCGAGGTCTACGAAGCGGTAGCGGACCGGGACGGCATTGCCTCGCTCGACCAGCCCGCGCTGGATGCAGCAATCGACGTCCGGTCACCCTGGCTCAACGGGGCGGCGACAGCGTTCACGCATCTCGGCGGTCCGGTCGGCATGCCCGTGCTCGCAGGGACAGTAACGCTCGCGCTCACCCTTGTGCGGCGGTCCTTCACACCGCTCATCCTGATGGGCGTGGGCGCAGCGGGATCACTGCTGATGACCGTCCTCGGCAAGGACGCCATCGGCCGACTCCGGCCTGACACCGACTTCGCCATTCCTCCCTTCGAGCTGTCGCCGTCATTCCCCAGCGGTCACACGCTCAACGCGGTGGTTCTCTCAGGGATCGTCGCGTACCTTCTGATGCTTCGTCAGCGGCGCAAGCGAACCCGAGCGCTCACCATCACGGTCGCCGTGGTCTTCGCCTTCGTCATGGGCCTCACCCGCGTCTATTTGGGGCACCACTGGCTAACAGACGTGGCGGTGGCGTGGACACTCGGGCTGGCGTGGCTCGCCCTCGTGATTACCGCGCACCGTCTGCTGCTCACCTTCCGGAACCACCGGCGCAACCGTCCAGGCGCTCAACCGGGTGGAATTAGCTGAGTTCCTCCTCGAGCCTGAGGTACTCACGGAGAAGTTCCAGCGCGTGCGCGTTCCCCTCCGAAGCGAGGCCCTCCTCCATGGACTCCGCGAGCGACTTACCCGCAGGGAACGGCGGCAGGAGGGGAACGTCCGGGTCGGTGACGATGTCCAGCACAAATGGCCGGTCGGCGGCGAGCGCCCGCTCCCATGCCGGTCCAACGTCGTCGGGCGTCTCCACCCGCAGACCGTCCAGGCCCAGCAGCTTCGCGTAGCCGGCGTAATCCACATCGGGAAGGGCCTGGCTATCAGCGAATCGGGGCTCGGCTTCGGTCTCGCGCTGTTCCCAGGTCACCTCGGCGAGATCGCGGTTGTTGAGGATGCAGATTGCGAAAACCGGGTTGGCCCAGGACCGCCACAGCCTGCTGACCGTAATCAGCTCGGCCATCCCGGTCATCTGGAACCCGCCGTCACCGCTGAGCACCACAACCGGCCGCTCGGGCGAGGCCAGCTTCGCCGCGAGTCCATAGGGCACTCCGCCGCCCATGCTGGCCAGCGTGCTGGAGAGGTGGGCGGGCACGCCGGCCGGCAGGTGCAGCTGGCGGGCGTACCAGTAGACGCAACTGCCGACGTCGAGCGCCACCTGCGCGTCGGACGGCAGGCGACCATTCAGCTCCCGGACGGCGCGCTCCGGATTTACCGGCTCCGCCGCCACCATCGCCCGGGCCTCGCTGAGCCGGCGCCACGAATCCACGTGGCGTTCTACGTCGGAGCGCCAGCCGATGCGTTCGTCGACCAGGGGCAGCAACGCCCGGAGGGATTCCGCTGCGTCACCGGTGAGCGCAACCTCCACCGGGTAGCGGTTGCCGATCGCCTTGGCGTCGCTGTCTATCTGGATGGCGCGCGCCTGGCCCGGCGGCGGATAGAACTCCGTCCACGGATCATTCGAGCCCACGATCAGCAGCGTGTCGCAGGAACCCATCGCCCAACCGCTGGCGGTAGTGCCCAGGTGACCCATGGTCCCAGCCGCCCAGGGCTGCGTCTCGTCGACGTACGGTTTGCCCAGGAGGCTGGTGACGACGGCAGCGCCCAGCTTCTCCGCGAGCGCAGCCACCTCTTCCTGCGCGTTCCGCGCACCCTGCCCGACCAGCAGCGCCAGCTTTGATCCGGCGTTAAGGACCGCAGCGGCGTCGTGCAGGTCCTGTTCCCGGGGCATTACGGTTCCCGGGCTCCAAAGGGGCGCGGAAGGAACGACGCCGTGTTCGTGCCCGGGCTCGGTTGCCGGCTCCTGCTGCACATCGTGCGGAAGGATTACGACGGCGGGCGACCGGGTGGCGAGGGCCGCCTTGAAGGCGCGGTCCAGCACCATGGGAGCCTGCTCGGGGCTGTTCACCTGCTGCCGGAACTCAGCCGCCACGTCCTTGAACAAGCTCTGCAGGTCGATCTCCTGCTGGTACGCCGATCCCAGGACCGTCTGGCTCTGTTGGCCGACCAGGGCCACCACGGGGACGCTGTCCATCCGTGCGTCGTATAGCCCGTTGAGCAGGTGGACGGCGCCGGGTCCCTGCGTGGACAGCACAACGCCCACGCCCCCGGTGTACTTGGCGTGGCCCACTGCCATGAAGGCCGCGTTCTCCTCGTGGCGCGCCTGGATGAACTCCGGCGCCCCGGCGCGCCGAAGCGCGCCGAGCACCGGGTTGATCCCGTCACCGCTGTATCCGAAGACCCGGTTGACCCCCCACGAAGTCAACCGCTCGACTATTGCGTCCGCTACCAGCCGGTCCCCCATCAGCCGGCTGTGGGAACGGTGGGGCCAACGGGCCAGCGCAGCAGCGCCGCCACGGGGCCGCCGTCGAGCGCGCCCGAGGGGAACAGCGCCACCTCTGCATCGGTCAGCACGGCTGCCCGCAACAACGACGACGGCGCTGGCACCTCCCCCAGTACCGGCGCCCCGGCGGTTTCCCCGTCGACGAAGGCGGTCCACGGCTCCGATCCCAATGCCAGCAGACGCTGCCCGTTCAGGCCCGCTGTCTCCAGCAGGAGCGTGTCAACCTGCGCCTGCTGCAGCGCCGGAACCACCAGGCCGATGCCCTCGGCAGCCTCCGGATTGCTGCGGCCCTTCTGGTTGTTCAACCGCTCCAGCAACTGCTCCTGCCGCCGTGCGATGCACTCTGCCACCCGTTTCTCGATCTCCTGCGCATAGGCTTCCTTGTCGGCGCCCTCCGTCCGGCTATGGCTCTCGACGACGCTCAGAATCTCCTTCGACTGTTCACTGAGTTGCTCAGCCACGAGATTCCGCGCCCGAATGTCGCCGGCCACGATGAGCAACCGCGCCTTGTTGCTGCGGACAACGCGGTCGATCTCGCCGGCGATATCGCCTGCGTTGGCCTTCCAAATGTTCTCCGTCCGGTGCTGGTAGCGGCCCTGAGACCAGCCGCCGCTCGGAACCTTCTTGATGTTCTCGGTCTCGCCTTCCACGTGCATCATGTCGTCGTCGGACAGGCCGTTGGCGCGTCGGAGGTGGATCTCGCCGCCGTCCCTTCCCACTTCGGCCACTACATAGGCAAAGTCATCCGGCCGGTGCCAGAGCAGAGGGCACAGGTTCGGAACCTCGTTGACCGCCGTGAACTCGGGCAGCGCAAGCTCGCCGGGGAGGAATTCGTCGAGCTCCACGGTGCCGTTGGCGACGACGATCAGGCGGGCCACCGGATCAGGCAAACCCTTCGCGGTTGTGCGCAGCGCGTCGGCAACAGCGCGCCGATCCTCCTTGGACGCTCCAGCCTCCTCCAGAGCGGTGGCGATGTTGTCAGGCCGCACATCGTCCGCGTGCAGGGAGTCGACCGTTCCGGTGCTCGCATCGGTGTACACGGTGACCCAGGGGCCGGACTTCCTGTAGAGATCTCCAAGCGCGTGCAGGGAGCTTGTCACTGCGCCTCCTCGTCGGTTGTGGCGTCGTCGGTGTCGGTGTCATCGCCGGTGTTGCCTTGATTCGGTTGGCGCTCGTAAACGGGCGCTTCCTCAAGGGGGACGTCGACGTCGTCGTCAATCGTTTCGGTTTCCCGCCAGTCTTCGGCGCGGGTGTGATGGCCCCCCTGCACCAAGCCCTGCGTCTCGTGTTTCATCTGGTCGTCCACATGTGGACCGTGGGTGGTGTTGCCGCGCTCAGCCATGGCGTACCTCTTTCATGTTCGGCTTGCAGATGGGCGAAAATGATAAGATTACTTACGGTCTATCATTCTCTGGGCTCGAAGAAAAGACCTGTCGGCCCACCGGGGGAGCAGATGCCACGCATGCGTGAAAGTGACCGCTACGCCGACCGCGAGCACGCCGGGCGGCATCTCGCGGACGTGCTCGAGCCGGTGCTGCACGGCGTTCATCCCCTCGTGCTCGCCCTTCCCCGGGGCGGTGTTCCGGTAGCCGCCGTGGTTGCCGATTCCTGCCTTGCACCCCTGGATCTGGTCATGGTCCGGAAGGTTGGCGTGCCGGGTTATCCGGAGCTCGCGATGGGTGCCATCGCATCAATCGGTGGGACCCTGGAGACAGTGCGGAACGTGCGTGTCCTCGCTGATATCCGAAGTGCAGATGCAGCGTTCACTCGGGTCGCCGCACAGGAACAGGCGGAGCTCGAACGCCGCGAGCGCCTGTACCGGGCCGGACTCGAACCGTTGTCGGTCAGAGGCCAGGCGGTGGTTGTGGTCGACGACGGCGTAGCCACCGGCGCAACCATGCGCGCCGCCGTCGCGGCAGTGCGCAAGAGCGGGGCGGAGCGGGTGATCGCCGCTGCACCGGTGTTCCTCGCCTCGGCGATGGACGCCGTCGGACCCGAAGTGGATCAGCTGGTCAGCCCCTGGAGCGCGCCGAACCTGCCCGCAGTGGGCAGCGCCTACCGCAGTTTCCCGCAGGTCTCGGACGAAGAGGTACAGCGGTTGTTGAGCGCCGCACGCGAGCGTAGGTTGGGGACCATGACGGATTACGCAGATCTTCCCAAGGCCTACCGCGCCTACCTGGACACCCTGGACGAGAGCACGGCCAACGCTGTACTTCCCGTCCTCAAGCAGTCAGTCGCCGGCGGCGAGCACGGTGTTCTGATCAGTACCAACCTCGGACCCGACACTCAGGCCGAGGTCTCCCCCGAGGTCCCGTTCGGCGAGGTCCGCGAGACGGTCCGCTAGCGGGTGGACGGGCACGACGCCGCACTGCAGGTCAGCAGCCCACTCACCCGATTTCGGCTGGCCCCCAACCCGGGACCGATGAGCCTGGACGGAACCAACTCGTACCTTATTGGGGCGCCGGAAGCACCTTCCGTGGTGGTTGTGGACCCCGGACCGCTCGATGATGTGCACCTTGCAGCGCTCCAATCCTCCGGGCCGGTTGAACTGGTGCTCATAACCCACCACCATCGCGATCATACGGAGGCGAGCGCGCGCTTTCACCAGCTGACGGGAGCGCCCGTGCGGGCGCTGGACCCGGCTCAGTCCCACGGCGGGCCGCCTCTCCTAGACGGAGAGACCATCTCGGCAGCGGGCGTGCGGATCAACGTGCTGGCGACGCCGGGCCATACCGCCGACTCGGTGTGCTTCTTCCTCCCCGACGACGGCCCCTCCGGCTCCCTGCTGACCGGCGACACTGTGCTGGGCCGGGGAACCACGGTGCTCAGCTACCCGGACGGCACCCTGGGCGAATACCTGCGGTCGCTCGACCTGCTCGAAGGTCTTGGAAACGCCGCTGTGCTCCCGGCGCACGGGCCGGCCCTCCCGGGCATTGCCGACGCCGCCCGCTCGTACCGTTCGCATCGGCTGGAACGGCTGGACCAGGTGAGGGCGGCGCTGCTCGCCCTTGGGCTCACTGCGGGTGAGGCCAGTGTCGGCGCGGTCGCGGACCGGGTGTATGCCGACGTCGACCCTTCCGTTCGCCGGGCGGCGGAGCAGTCGGTGGCCGCCCAACTGCACTATCTGCGGGAAACTTCCGGCTAGGGCACGCATCAGGGACGCCACTGCGCCACCGACGCCCTCTCGATGAAGCGTGTCTCCAGGGTATGCATCTTGCCGCTCGGGGTTGCGCCATCGATCTGGTGCAGAAGTGTTTCGGCTGCGCGGGCACCGAGCTCCAGCATTGGCTGTTCGATCATGGTCAGGGGCGGGTCCATGACCGCCGCCCAGGAACTATCGTCGAAGCCGATCAAGGAAACGTCCGCGGGATAGCGGAGCCCGCTGGACCTTACCGCGCGAAGGGCTCCAGTCATGCCGTCCGTTTCGGTGCAGAAGATTCCGGTGATCCGATTCTCGAGGGCCAGCATCCGGGCGACGGCGGCCGTCGCGTTTTCTTCCGTTTTTGGTTCGGTCATCACGAGGTCGGCGTCAAACGGGATTCCGGCGTCGTCCAGCGCGTCGAGGTACCCGTTCAACCGCTCTCCATCGGTCCACAGGCTCTGCGAAGCGGCCGCGGTGAGGGCGCGCCGCGTCGTGATCGGCTTCTTGACGGCCGGACCCCAGATGAACCCGATCCGCCGGTGCCCGCGCTCGATCATGTGGCTGACGGCACGCCTGCTTGCCTCACGGTTGTCGATGACCACGGAGTCGAGAGCCAGGTGCTCCACAGCCCTGTCGACCAGGACAACCGGGATCCCGCGTGAAACGGCGTCCTGGATGTGCGCGACTTCTCCGCGAGCCACGGCGGCCGAGGCAATGATCATTCCGTCGACGCGCTTGTCCATGAGCACGCCCACTGCAACTTTCTCTTCCTCAAGGTCCTCGTGAGTGCTGAGCACAATGGTGTCGAATCCGCGAGAGCGCGAAAAGTCGCTGATGCCACGCGTAACCCCCGCGAAGAACGGGTTGCCGATATCCGCAACGATGAGGCCGAGGGTGTGGCTGACACCCGTGGACATGCTTCGGGCGAGCGCGTTGGCCCTGTACCCCAGCTTTTCTGCAGCCTGAAGTACTCGTTCCCGCAGTTCCGGGCTAACGTACCCGTATCCTCCAAGGGTGCGGGCAGCTGATGCCCGGCCCACACCTGCTTCAGCGGCAACCTCGGAAATAGTGGGAGGAGCTACGCTGCGGTCGCGTTCTGCAGCCATTCAGATCATTTTTCTGTTGACGGATTGGCACACCCGGATCAGCATGTCACATGCTAACCGACAAGCCGGAATCGGCCGCCCCGTGCCCGAACGCGCCCTCCACCAGGCACTGCTGCGCGGCGAAGTCGGCACCGGCACGCAGGGCCTCGCGGAGCGAAGCTTCCTGCGGAGGCGCGGTCCTGCTCCATCCCAGACCGAACAGGGTGACTGCGAATGCGGTGAGGAAGGCATCTCCGCACCCCATGGTGTCTATGGGGCTCTGTGATGGCTCAAGGGGTGATGCCGGCGCATGGAGGTAGCTTTCTCCGTCAAAAACGATGGCTCCGGAATCTCCGCAGGTCCCAAGGGCAAGCCCTGCTCCCTGCCGCACCAGCTCGGACAGGAGGTGCTCGGCATCATAGGCCGCAAGGTCGGAGCAGGAGATCAGCGCCAGGTCGACCGAGGGACAGACCGCGGCCAGGTAGTCAGCCGTGCGGAATTCCTCTTCGCTTGAAAAGTCGAAACTCACAAGCGGTCCGCTGCGCCGCACCTTGGGTAACTCGCGCTCGGACCTGGAATAGACGCTCGAATGAACCAGGTCGAAGCCGGCGACGTATCCCAGCAGGGCTTCGTCCAGTTCCAACGGATCACTGACCGTCACACCGCCGCCGTTCCAACCGCCGAACACCCTTTCGCCGTCGACGATACGAATGGTCGAGATCCCGCTCGATCCATCCTTGGTCACCGAGCACGACAGGTCCACGCCCTCAGCCCGGATGGAATCACGGAGGAAGCGAGCGTGCTCGTCCGATCCGAAGACCCCCAGGTAGGCCGCATCCACACCCAGCTTGCGGGCGAATACCGCGAAGTTGACGCAATTCCCGCCGGGATACACCATTCCCCTATCCAGGTAACGGTCAATGATGTTGTCCCCGAAACCCAAAGCCTTCATGAGCCTGACTCCGTTTGGTGCTGCATGTGCTTCATAGCCGCCCTCTGTGCTTGGCCTAAGTGTTTGTGCTGCTCTGACTGATCGATGCGCGTAAGACCGGGCGCCTGCTTCACGAAACAGGCGCCCGATCGGGGTCGGAATCTAGTACTCGACCACCCGGTAGTAGCGCCTCAGATCGAGCGAGTGGTTGCGCACACGCTCAAGATGCTTGCTGATGCGGCCGGTAACCGTGTCCAGAACCACCGGCGCCAGCAGGCCCCGGAATTCCTCACTGATGCCCTCAAGGGGGTAGTCGCGGGTATCGAGGACGGTGACGTCGTCGGACACGCGCCGTGCGAACTTCTCGACGCGGTCAGTAAGGGCGCGCGTCTCATCCTCCCCCTGGAAGATGATGACGCTGGTGTCCTTCTCTAGCAGCTCGAGCGAACCGTGGAAGAACTCGGCGCTGTGTACGCGGGTGGTCCGCAACCACTGCATCTCCTCGAGAATGCACATGGAGTACAGGTAGGTGAAGCCCCACAGGTTTCCGCCGCCCACAAGGAAGTGATAGTCCGTTTGTGCGTGAGATTCCGCGAAGGCGGCAGCCTCCGGCTCTGCCTGCGTTGCGACGTCGACCAGCACCTGAGGAAGCTGCGCCAGCTCGTCTGCGAACTTCTCATACCCGGCAAATTCTCCGCGCTCGGAAAGCAGCCTGGTCATGAACAGGAGCATCTGCATATCGAAGGGCCACGTCTTGGGCTGCGAGATCAGGACGGAATCAGCTGCCTGTGCAATGGGCGAGTCGGGGTATCCCGTGAGCGCAACTGTATGAACACCGCGTTCCTTGCAGTACTGGATTGCGCGAAGGCTGTCGTCCGTGGTCCCGGAGACCGAGGCAAAGACGGCGACGGACTTCTCACCGAGCGAGGCGTCGCCTGATTCGATGAGCTCCGCCGCTATCACTGCCCTCACGGGAAGCGTCGACAGGCGGCGTGCCAGGTGCTCATAAGGCCACATCGCGGCATACGTTCCACCGGCGCCGATCAGGAAAAGATTGCTCAGTCCATCAGCGGTGATCGTAGTGACTAGTTCCTCGATCTGAGGCCGCAGGGACACTGCGCTGGCGATTTGGTTGCGGAATGCTGACTCGTCAAAACCGAGCATCATCTTCCTTTCGGAAAGGGGTGGAGGAGGTGGAATGCCGATCGGAAGCTGGTACCGGTATCAGCAGTGGGACCGATGCTGGCACATCACCTGAGACGCCGTCAAGGGGTGGAGGCGCAGAGTTGCTGAGCAGACGAAGTAGCGGTTTCATCGGCAATAGAGCACTTTCTCAGCCTCGACTGCGGCCCGGCTCCGCCAGCCAGAATGACCCAAGCGTCCCCTCAAAGAAAGTTTGAAAAAGGTCTGGTACCGGTACCAGAAGCTGGGTATAGTCATCGAAATCACGCAGTACCTCTCACAATCCAAAGGCGGATTCGATGACTCACGGATGTGGCTCTGTCGGTCCGCTACTTCACACGAAGGACCACCATGCAGAGAAGAAATTCCCTGGCGGCAGCTGCGCTCCTGATGGTTTCAGCGCTCGGCCTCAGCGGGTGCGCGGGACAGTCGAGCACCGCGGTTGCGGACGTTGGGGCCGAGCCCGAGTTCTCCGGAAGCTTGAGCATCCTGACCAAGTTCGCGGGTGAACCGCTGCAGCCCTACTTCGAAGACCTCGCCGCAGAGTACAAGGAACTTCATCCCGAGGTGGAGATTGAGCTGATTCAGGAGACGGATCAGAGCATCAAGGACAAGACCAAGACACTCACTGCATCCGGAGCCCTCCCCGACATCTACTTCAGCTGGACCGGTGACTGGGCAGAGAACTTCGTCGGCGGAGGGCTTGCCGCTGACCTCACGAATGTCATCGCACCGGGAACGGAATGGGGCGATACCTTCGGACAGGCCTCTCTGGACGCCTTCAAGTACAACGACAAGTACTACGGGATCCCCCTTTATAACAACGGCAAGTTCATGGGGTACAACAAGACCGCCTTCGAGGAGGCCGGCGTGGAGGTTCCCACCTCCTTCGAGGAATTGATCGAGAGTTGCCAGCCCCTCCGGGAAGCCGGTTATGAACCAATCGCCTTTGGCAATAAGGACGGCTGGCCGGGACTGCATTATCTTCAGCAGCTCTTTGCCTACAACGTCCCCGCTGAGGTGCTGCAGGCGGACTTCGCACCGGAAACGGCGGAACTCAACCATGAGGGGTACGTGGCCGCGCTGGAGCAGTTCAAGACGCTCGTCGATGAGTGCACGGATAGCGGAGAAGGCACTAACGGGGTTCTCTACACCACGGCGCAGGAGGCACTAGCCGGAGGATCTGCGGCCATGTACTACCAGGAGATCCTCGAATTCGACACGGTGACCGCCGACGGCAACGCCCTCACCCCTGAGAATTTTGGCATTTTCAAGCTGCCTGTACCCGCGGGCGCCGAAGGAGATCCGGAGGCGATCGAGGGCTCACCGGAGGGGTATCTCATCAACGCGAAGTCGCCCCGGGCGGCCCTTGCGGTCGACTTCATGAAGTTTGTAACCGCTCCTGAGAATGCGGCCACGCTCTCCTCTCCGCCGTACGGCCAGCCCAGCGCCGTAGTGGGTGCGGTAACGCCGGAGACCTCCAGCGAAGTAGTCCATGCAGGGATTGATCAGGTGAACAACGCCTCACAGGTTGTCGTTTGGCTGGATACAGTAACTGTTCCGGAAGTTGCGGATGCCTGGCTCGCCGGCGGAGAAGCCATCATCAGTGGAAGCTCGACACCTGAACAGGTCCTCGAAAGCGTCCGCAACGCTTCGAATGCGGCGAAGTAGGCCATGCTGACTGTTGAGGGCACCCGCACCAGACGGGCGCGGGTGCCCGGAAACCCCTCGCCCGTTCAGCAGACGCCTTCACGCAAATCCGGTTTTCGGAAAGTGCTTGGCTTTACCTGGGTTCTGCCGGCGCTGCTCACCCTCGGAGTGTTTGTTTACCTTCCCCTCGTTCAGAACTTCGGGTTCAGCTTCCTCGAGTGGGATATCTACAGCGGCAGTCAGACGTTCGTCGGCGGCGATAACTATGCCAAGCTAATCAACGACCCCATCTTCTGGAGTGCCCTCGGCAACAACGTTCTTTATGCCGCTGTTTCCATCGTTTTCCAGGTTTGTGCGGCGCTTGTGCTGGCAGCAATCATCGAAAGCGTA of Arthrobacter sp. JZ12 contains these proteins:
- a CDS encoding phosphatase PAP2 family protein, with the protein product MAFQDPEDEDSHVGTRDLTRWQTPVGSFLVACVRQLAKWIGHRWALLALLVVGIGGAVALTVASAEVYEAVADRDGIASLDQPALDAAIDVRSPWLNGAATAFTHLGGPVGMPVLAGTVTLALTLVRRSFTPLILMGVGAAGSLLMTVLGKDAIGRLRPDTDFAIPPFELSPSFPSGHTLNAVVLSGIVAYLLMLRQRRKRTRALTITVAVVFAFVMGLTRVYLGHHWLTDVAVAWTLGLAWLALVITAHRLLLTFRNHRRNRPGAQPGGIS
- a CDS encoding thiamine pyrophosphate-requiring protein, which codes for MGDRLVADAIVERLTSWGVNRVFGYSGDGINPVLGALRRAGAPEFIQARHEENAAFMAVGHAKYTGGVGVVLSTQGPGAVHLLNGLYDARMDSVPVVALVGQQSQTVLGSAYQQEIDLQSLFKDVAAEFRQQVNSPEQAPMVLDRAFKAALATRSPAVVILPHDVQQEPATEPGHEHGVVPSAPLWSPGTVMPREQDLHDAAAVLNAGSKLALLVGQGARNAQEEVAALAEKLGAAVVTSLLGKPYVDETQPWAAGTMGHLGTTASGWAMGSCDTLLIVGSNDPWTEFYPPPGQARAIQIDSDAKAIGNRYPVEVALTGDAAESLRALLPLVDERIGWRSDVERHVDSWRRLSEARAMVAAEPVNPERAVRELNGRLPSDAQVALDVGSCVYWYARQLHLPAGVPAHLSSTLASMGGGVPYGLAAKLASPERPVVVLSGDGGFQMTGMAELITVSRLWRSWANPVFAICILNNRDLAEVTWEQRETEAEPRFADSQALPDVDYAGYAKLLGLDGLRVETPDDVGPAWERALAADRPFVLDIVTDPDVPLLPPFPAGKSLAESMEEGLASEGNAHALELLREYLRLEEELS
- a CDS encoding Vms1/Ankzf1 family peptidyl-tRNA hydrolase, with protein sequence MTSSLHALGDLYRKSGPWVTVYTDASTGTVDSLHADDVRPDNIATALEEAGASKEDRRAVADALRTTAKGLPDPVARLIVVANGTVELDEFLPGELALPEFTAVNEVPNLCPLLWHRPDDFAYVVAEVGRDGGEIHLRRANGLSDDDMMHVEGETENIKKVPSGGWSQGRYQHRTENIWKANAGDIAGEIDRVVRSNKARLLIVAGDIRARNLVAEQLSEQSKEILSVVESHSRTEGADKEAYAQEIEKRVAECIARRQEQLLERLNNQKGRSNPEAAEGIGLVVPALQQAQVDTLLLETAGLNGQRLLALGSEPWTAFVDGETAGAPVLGEVPAPSSLLRAAVLTDAEVALFPSGALDGGPVAALLRWPVGPTVPTAG
- a CDS encoding phosphoribosyltransferase; the protein is MRESDRYADREHAGRHLADVLEPVLHGVHPLVLALPRGGVPVAAVVADSCLAPLDLVMVRKVGVPGYPELAMGAIASIGGTLETVRNVRVLADIRSADAAFTRVAAQEQAELERRERLYRAGLEPLSVRGQAVVVVDDGVATGATMRAAVAAVRKSGAERVIAAAPVFLASAMDAVGPEVDQLVSPWSAPNLPAVGSAYRSFPQVSDEEVQRLLSAARERRLGTMTDYADLPKAYRAYLDTLDESTANAVLPVLKQSVAGGEHGVLISTNLGPDTQAEVSPEVPFGEVRETVR
- a CDS encoding MBL fold metallo-hydrolase, with amino-acid sequence MSLDGTNSYLIGAPEAPSVVVVDPGPLDDVHLAALQSSGPVELVLITHHHRDHTEASARFHQLTGAPVRALDPAQSHGGPPLLDGETISAAGVRINVLATPGHTADSVCFFLPDDGPSGSLLTGDTVLGRGTTVLSYPDGTLGEYLRSLDLLEGLGNAAVLPAHGPALPGIADAARSYRSHRLERLDQVRAALLALGLTAGEASVGAVADRVYADVDPSVRRAAEQSVAAQLHYLRETSG
- a CDS encoding LacI family DNA-binding transcriptional regulator, whose translation is MAAERDRSVAPPTISEVAAEAGVGRASAARTLGGYGYVSPELRERVLQAAEKLGYRANALARSMSTGVSHTLGLIVADIGNPFFAGVTRGISDFSRSRGFDTIVLSTHEDLEEEKVAVGVLMDKRVDGMIIASAAVARGEVAHIQDAVSRGIPVVLVDRAVEHLALDSVVIDNREASRRAVSHMIERGHRRIGFIWGPAVKKPITTRRALTAAASQSLWTDGERLNGYLDALDDAGIPFDADLVMTEPKTEENATAAVARMLALENRITGIFCTETDGMTGALRAVRSSGLRYPADVSLIGFDDSSWAAVMDPPLTMIEQPMLELGARAAETLLHQIDGATPSGKMHTLETRFIERASVAQWRP
- a CDS encoding PfkB family carbohydrate kinase — encoded protein: MKALGFGDNIIDRYLDRGMVYPGGNCVNFAVFARKLGVDAAYLGVFGSDEHARFLRDSIRAEGVDLSCSVTKDGSSGISTIRIVDGERVFGGWNGGGVTVSDPLELDEALLGYVAGFDLVHSSVYSRSERELPKVRRSGPLVSFDFSSEEEFRTADYLAAVCPSVDLALISCSDLAAYDAEHLLSELVRQGAGLALGTCGDSGAIVFDGESYLHAPASPLEPSQSPIDTMGCGDAFLTAFAVTLFGLGWSRTAPPQEASLREALRAGADFAAQQCLVEGAFGHGAADSGLSVSM
- a CDS encoding SIS domain-containing protein; the protein is MLGFDESAFRNQIASAVSLRPQIEELVTTITADGLSNLFLIGAGGTYAAMWPYEHLARRLSTLPVRAVIAAELIESGDASLGEKSVAVFASVSGTTDDSLRAIQYCKERGVHTVALTGYPDSPIAQAADSVLISQPKTWPFDMQMLLFMTRLLSERGEFAGYEKFADELAQLPQVLVDVATQAEPEAAAFAESHAQTDYHFLVGGGNLWGFTYLYSMCILEEMQWLRTTRVHSAEFFHGSLELLEKDTSVIIFQGEDETRALTDRVEKFARRVSDDVTVLDTRDYPLEGISEEFRGLLAPVVLDTVTGRISKHLERVRNHSLDLRRYYRVVEY
- a CDS encoding ABC transporter substrate-binding protein encodes the protein MQRRNSLAAAALLMVSALGLSGCAGQSSTAVADVGAEPEFSGSLSILTKFAGEPLQPYFEDLAAEYKELHPEVEIELIQETDQSIKDKTKTLTASGALPDIYFSWTGDWAENFVGGGLAADLTNVIAPGTEWGDTFGQASLDAFKYNDKYYGIPLYNNGKFMGYNKTAFEEAGVEVPTSFEELIESCQPLREAGYEPIAFGNKDGWPGLHYLQQLFAYNVPAEVLQADFAPETAELNHEGYVAALEQFKTLVDECTDSGEGTNGVLYTTAQEALAGGSAAMYYQEILEFDTVTADGNALTPENFGIFKLPVPAGAEGDPEAIEGSPEGYLINAKSPRAALAVDFMKFVTAPENAATLSSPPYGQPSAVVGAVTPETSSEVVHAGIDQVNNASQVVVWLDTVTVPEVADAWLAGGEAIISGSSTPEQVLESVRNASNAAK